The window GTAGGTTATGGCTTTGCCACTGTTGATGATAGTCATCGGTCTGATTGTGTTGGTTTGGAGTGCCGATATTTTTGTCGAAGGAGCTGCCGCGATAGCGCGTTTTCTGGGGATGTCGCCGTTATTGATCGGCATGGTGGTGATCGGTTTCGGCACCTCCGCGCCGGAATTGACGGTATCGGCCTTGTCGGCTTGGCAAGGTAATCCGGGGATAGCGCTGGGTAATGCTTACGGGTCGAATATTACCAATATCGCCTTGATTCTGGGGACGGTGGCATTGATCAGCCCGATTATCGTCCATTCGCAAATTGTAAAAAAAGAGCTGCCGGTATTGTTTGCCGTCACCTTGTTCGTGCTGGCGCAGTTATACGACGGCGAGTTGTCGCGAACCGATGCGATTCTGGAGCTGGCGGTATTTATCGGGGTGATGACCTGGATGGTGCGCCAAGGTCTGAACAAAAAGGCCGAGACAACTGATGTGTTGGGCGAAGAAGTCGCCGACGAGATGGAAGAACATCCGATGTCCTTCGCGCAGTCTGTGATTTGGTTGGTCGGCGGCCTGCTGTTCTTGATGCTCAGTTCCAGGTTATTGGTTTGGGGTGCGGTAACGATTGCCCAGGATTTGGGGGTCAGCGATTTGGTGATCGGCTTAACCATCGTCGCCATCGGCACCTCTTTGCCCGAGTTGGCGTCGTCGATTGCCGCTGCCCGCAAAGGTGAACACGATCTGGCCTTGGGTAATATCATCGGCTCCAATTTATTCAATACGCTGGCGGTGGTCGGATTGGCCGGGGTCATTCATCCGATGTCGATTCCACTGGAAATCGTTAATCGCGATTGGCCGCTAATGGCCTTGCTAACGTTATCGCTGTTCTTTTTGGGATACGCCAGAAAAGGCGAGCAAGGCCGGATCAATCGGGTTGAAGGCGGCATCTTGTTAGCTATTTACGCCAGTTACACCGTGTACTTGATTAACACCGTCGTGAGCGCTTAAGCATGTCCTTGGAAAAACGTTTGGGAAATATCGCCTTTCGTTGGGGCAACTGGCTGCTGTATTCACCGGGATTAGTGTTACTCGCCTCGATAATCTTGGCTTATCTGGCCGTGCAGTACACCGGCAATCATCTGACCGTCA of the Methylomonas sp. MK1 genome contains:
- a CDS encoding calcium/sodium antiporter produces the protein MALPLLMIVIGLIVLVWSADIFVEGAAAIARFLGMSPLLIGMVVIGFGTSAPELTVSALSAWQGNPGIALGNAYGSNITNIALILGTVALISPIIVHSQIVKKELPVLFAVTLFVLAQLYDGELSRTDAILELAVFIGVMTWMVRQGLNKKAETTDVLGEEVADEMEEHPMSFAQSVIWLVGGLLFLMLSSRLLVWGAVTIAQDLGVSDLVIGLTIVAIGTSLPELASSIAAARKGEHDLALGNIIGSNLFNTLAVVGLAGVIHPMSIPLEIVNRDWPLMALLTLSLFFLGYARKGEQGRINRVEGGILLAIYASYTVYLINTVVSA